The Streptomyces cynarae genome contains a region encoding:
- a CDS encoding COG1361 family protein — translation MTTAHQLLAVDLKAWTPEDWSAAATVATAIFTIATVGIALAAALYAKQQVDLARQLREDQAQPFVVVDFADNPVWGKAIDFVVENMGQTLARNVKIKIDPPFQTTMDNSGHPLASSPLLTQAIPSMPPGKRITALFDIAHERYDAGLPTKYTATIEFEDAHGKRQEPLTYILDLSIRYDLLRMTEYRTHDAAKALREISATLKETGRDIRGEFRRRRESERNAAAAGGGDSPDSEGTATA, via the coding sequence ATGACAACCGCACATCAGCTACTCGCGGTCGACCTGAAGGCTTGGACGCCCGAGGACTGGTCGGCCGCCGCGACAGTAGCCACGGCCATCTTCACCATCGCCACTGTTGGCATCGCCCTCGCTGCCGCGCTCTACGCGAAGCAGCAAGTCGATTTGGCTCGACAGTTGCGTGAGGATCAAGCTCAGCCATTCGTCGTGGTTGACTTCGCTGACAACCCTGTCTGGGGCAAGGCAATCGACTTTGTCGTCGAGAACATGGGCCAGACTCTGGCGAGAAACGTCAAGATCAAGATAGATCCTCCGTTTCAAACAACGATGGATAACAGCGGCCACCCTTTGGCTTCTTCGCCTCTCCTCACGCAAGCTATCCCGTCAATGCCGCCAGGTAAGCGCATCACCGCACTCTTCGATATAGCGCATGAGCGATACGACGCAGGGCTGCCCACTAAGTACACGGCGACGATCGAGTTTGAAGACGCACACGGTAAGCGCCAAGAGCCCCTCACCTATATTCTTGATCTTTCAATTCGCTACGATCTTCTGCGCATGACCGAGTACCGCACTCATGATGCCGCAAAGGCATTGCGGGAGATCTCGGCAACCCTCAAGGAAACTGGACGTGATATACGAGGTGAGTTTCGGCGACGCCGCGAAAGCGAGCGGAATGCTGCTGCGGCTGGTGGCGGAGACTCCCCGGACTCCGAAGGGACAGCTACCGCCTAA
- a CDS encoding phage major capsid protein — protein MGAFFMPAYLGPTEEEQTLKPELRKIFDAAEAEDRGLTAREVAAVINSIPAEERMARTEILAAVNSEGGADSPETRDAIAETLKYMEMRAVDAAEERAKAERDAEVRALVARMGPAASVVTPGSTPEGRSGESGEWRSLLPSASEYRALVAEGTPGAGGYAVPTVVADRAVEFLRAQSVFMRVPGINIHRFEGGSFVLPSLNSTTTPGVVAEGAAITEATPVFGGTTFTPIKYADLYRASNEILEDAAFSLRDLIAGVMLRNIATQVDKDAFQGTGTASLSGLTKAGMGTAVNLTTGNTVIKWDHIIDAFSDIEAAGATPAVIWASPDMGKALRKERENGTNGGYLAGQVTDPVIQKGLGLPIYVSANLPAKTVIVADPTRIHLGLRSDVRFAMSEDYAFNQDVTGFRTTYRIAGLAVDASAAVQVIKASAN, from the coding sequence ATGGGCGCCTTTTTCATGCCCGCTTACCTGGGCCCTACCGAAGAGGAACAGACATTGAAGCCTGAGCTTCGAAAGATTTTTGATGCTGCCGAGGCCGAGGACCGCGGGCTTACTGCGCGGGAGGTCGCGGCGGTGATTAACTCGATTCCGGCCGAAGAGCGCATGGCGCGTACTGAGATTCTGGCCGCCGTTAACAGTGAGGGCGGGGCGGACTCTCCGGAGACTCGCGACGCAATCGCCGAGACGCTGAAGTACATGGAGATGCGGGCCGTCGACGCTGCCGAGGAACGGGCTAAGGCCGAACGTGATGCTGAAGTTCGCGCCCTGGTTGCCCGAATGGGGCCTGCGGCTTCTGTGGTCACCCCTGGTAGCACCCCCGAGGGCCGCTCTGGCGAGTCTGGCGAGTGGCGCTCTCTCCTGCCGTCCGCCAGTGAATACCGCGCCCTGGTGGCCGAGGGCACCCCCGGTGCCGGTGGCTACGCGGTTCCGACCGTAGTTGCGGATAGGGCCGTTGAATTCCTTCGCGCACAGTCCGTCTTTATGCGTGTTCCGGGTATCAACATTCACCGCTTCGAGGGCGGCTCGTTTGTTCTGCCGAGCCTCAACAGCACCACGACCCCGGGTGTGGTCGCGGAAGGTGCCGCGATTACGGAGGCTACTCCCGTTTTCGGGGGCACGACCTTTACCCCTATCAAGTACGCGGATCTTTACAGGGCGTCGAATGAGATTCTGGAAGACGCCGCTTTCTCGCTGCGTGACCTGATCGCTGGTGTGATGCTTCGGAACATCGCTACGCAGGTTGATAAGGACGCCTTCCAAGGAACTGGAACGGCTTCCCTTTCCGGCCTGACGAAGGCCGGCATGGGCACTGCCGTAAACCTGACTACGGGCAACACCGTGATTAAGTGGGACCACATCATCGACGCCTTCTCGGACATTGAGGCGGCTGGTGCGACCCCGGCTGTCATCTGGGCTTCGCCTGACATGGGTAAGGCTCTCCGTAAGGAACGCGAGAACGGCACGAATGGCGGATACCTGGCTGGCCAGGTTACCGATCCGGTGATTCAGAAGGGCCTCGGCCTTCCGATCTACGTTTCGGCGAACCTTCCCGCTAAGACGGTGATTGTCGCTGACCCAACGCGCATTCACCTTGGCCTGCGCTCGGATGTCCGGTTTGCCATGTCCGAGGACTACGCGTTTAACCAGGACGTTACGGGTTTCCGTACGACTTACCGAATCGCTGGTCTTGCGGTTGACGCTTCTGCGGCCGTGCAGGTTATCAAGGCTTCCGCTAACTAG
- a CDS encoding HNH endonuclease signature motif containing protein, whose amino-acid sequence MCSRCKRLFPLGSRCEPCASAGAKRREQKRQHTRASPWARGYNTQYLKARASILAAQPLCSICYSRPATTADHIVPLSRGGTNDIENLRPACGPCNFSRGNRMT is encoded by the coding sequence ATGTGTAGCCGCTGTAAGCGGCTCTTTCCTCTCGGCTCACGGTGCGAGCCGTGCGCCTCGGCCGGAGCGAAGCGACGGGAACAGAAGAGACAGCACACGCGCGCATCGCCCTGGGCGCGCGGTTACAACACTCAATACCTGAAAGCTAGAGCCTCGATCCTCGCGGCTCAGCCTCTCTGCTCTATCTGCTATTCGAGGCCGGCAACGACGGCCGATCACATCGTTCCACTCAGCCGAGGCGGAACGAACGACATAGAGAATCTTCGCCCGGCCTGCGGGCCGTGCAACTTCAGCCGAGGCAACAGAATGACTTAG
- a CDS encoding phage terminase small subunit P27 family, with amino-acid sequence MPRGNIPATPALRVLRGQASKREAEAVARPREDAPAPPDGLPAGARAEWGRVVPELYARGVYDPALDRAFMVVYCSAWAVYTAALAELATGGLMTEGYRGQVKKSPAHQIARDAAALMLTFGARFGLNPLDRQRLSMPQPDSSDDTFGGLLS; translated from the coding sequence ATGCCGAGGGGAAACATCCCTGCGACTCCCGCCCTGCGCGTTCTGCGCGGGCAAGCGAGCAAGCGGGAGGCCGAGGCCGTGGCCAGGCCGAGGGAGGACGCTCCTGCGCCCCCTGACGGCCTTCCGGCCGGGGCTCGGGCCGAGTGGGGCCGTGTGGTGCCTGAGCTGTACGCACGCGGCGTCTATGACCCCGCCCTAGACCGGGCCTTCATGGTCGTCTACTGCTCGGCATGGGCCGTTTACACGGCCGCCCTGGCGGAGCTTGCTACGGGCGGCCTGATGACCGAGGGATACCGGGGCCAGGTGAAGAAGTCCCCGGCTCATCAGATAGCGCGGGATGCCGCCGCGCTGATGCTCACGTTTGGTGCTCGGTTCGGTTTGAATCCGCTCGACAGGCAGCGGCTTTCTATGCCGCAGCCTGACAGCAGTGATGACACGTTCGGGGGTCTGCTCAGCTAA